The Kineothrix sp. MB12-C1 genome includes a window with the following:
- a CDS encoding Rqc2 family fibronectin-binding protein: protein MAFDGITIANIVKDLNDSLIGGRIYKIAQPESDELLLTIKNNGGQKRLFISAGASLPLIYLTDANKQSPMTAPGFCMLLRKHIQNGRIIKISQPGLERIIQIEIEHLNELGDLCTKKLIIEIMGKHSNIIFTNEENMIIDSIKHISGMVSSIREVLPGRPYFIPDTMEKQNPLCVEKESFLDTISKKSMPVHKAIYNSYTGFSPVISQELCYRAKLDGDRPASSLTADQLNALYEEFQKLVALVTKGSFLPNIIYENGNPIEFSALFLTIYEEEKAVSFSSISDVLEKYYAQKNAITRIRQKSVDLRKIVQTALERNVKKYDLQLRQMKDTEKREKYKVYGELINTYGYGVEQGAKSMRALNYYTDEEIDIPLDTMLTPSENAKKYFDKYNKLKRTYEALSELTLEVKEEIAHLESISTALDIALLEEDLVQIKEELIENGYIRRKGGSKREKITSRPFHYISNDGFHIYVGKNNYQNEEITFKMAIGNDWWFHAKGIPGSHVIVKTNGEELPDRTFEEAARLAAHYSRAKGQDKVEIDYTEKKNIKKPSGGKPGFVVYYTNYSMIIDSDISSLQQINE from the coding sequence ATGGCATTCGATGGAATTACCATTGCCAACATTGTAAAAGATTTAAACGACAGCCTGATTGGCGGACGTATTTATAAAATTGCACAGCCGGAAAGCGATGAACTTCTCCTAACCATTAAGAATAACGGCGGCCAGAAACGCCTCTTTATTTCAGCGGGAGCTTCTCTTCCCCTTATCTATCTTACCGATGCCAATAAACAAAGTCCTATGACAGCACCGGGCTTTTGTATGCTGCTTCGTAAACACATCCAGAATGGAAGAATCATAAAAATCAGCCAACCCGGCCTGGAACGTATCATCCAAATAGAAATCGAACATTTGAATGAGCTTGGGGATCTGTGTACGAAAAAGCTTATCATTGAAATTATGGGCAAGCATAGTAATATTATTTTTACGAACGAAGAAAATATGATTATCGATAGCATTAAGCATATTTCCGGAATGGTCAGCAGCATCCGCGAGGTTCTCCCCGGCCGCCCTTATTTCATTCCGGATACGATGGAAAAACAAAATCCTCTCTGCGTAGAAAAAGAGAGTTTTTTGGATACGATCAGCAAAAAAAGTATGCCTGTTCATAAAGCCATCTATAACTCTTACACCGGATTTTCTCCCGTAATTTCTCAGGAGCTTTGTTATCGTGCGAAGCTGGATGGCGATCGACCTGCATCTTCTCTAACTGCAGACCAGCTAAATGCTCTTTATGAAGAATTTCAGAAGCTCGTCGCGTTAGTTACAAAAGGAAGTTTCTTGCCCAATATCATTTATGAAAATGGCAATCCGATAGAATTCTCTGCCCTGTTTCTCACAATCTATGAAGAAGAAAAGGCAGTCTCCTTCTCTTCCATCAGCGATGTTTTAGAAAAATATTATGCACAGAAAAACGCCATTACAAGAATCCGGCAAAAATCGGTAGACTTGAGAAAGATTGTACAGACAGCACTCGAACGAAATGTGAAAAAGTATGATTTACAACTACGGCAGATGAAAGATACCGAAAAAAGAGAAAAATATAAGGTATACGGCGAACTAATCAACACTTATGGTTATGGAGTGGAACAAGGTGCTAAATCTATGCGCGCCCTAAACTACTACACCGATGAGGAAATCGATATCCCTCTGGATACCATGCTCACTCCTTCTGAAAATGCGAAGAAATATTTCGATAAATATAACAAGCTGAAACGAACTTATGAGGCTTTATCTGAATTAACTTTAGAGGTCAAAGAAGAAATTGCCCATCTGGAATCTATAAGTACAGCTCTCGATATCGCCCTTTTGGAGGAAGATCTTGTCCAAATCAAGGAAGAACTTATTGAAAACGGCTATATCCGCAGAAAAGGCGGTTCCAAAAGAGAAAAGATCACAAGCCGGCCATTTCATTATATTAGTAATGATGGCTTTCATATTTATGTAGGAAAAAATAATTATCAAAATGAAGAAATTACTTTCAAAATGGCAATAGGAAATGACTGGTGGTTTCATGCCAAAGGAATCCCCGGTTCTCATGTCATCGTAAAAACAAATGGGGAGGAACTACCTGACCGAACCTTCGAAGAGGCGGCCAGACTCGCTGCTCATTATTCCCGGGCCAAAGGTCAGGATAAAGTAGAAATCGATTATACGGAAAAAAAGAATATTAAAAAACCAAGCGGCGGCAAGCCCGGTTTTGTTGTATATTATACGAATTATTCCATGATTATCGATTCTGATATTAGTTCCTTGCAACAAATCAATGAATAA
- a CDS encoding GNAT family N-acetyltransferase, which produces MQLRKLDSQEILSIYTDHSVRHFPRNERKPISSIRRMAKEGIYTGYGLFEKEGELLAYGFFTILPDKKTILLDYFAVMEQYRSCGIGSSFLKYTETALADYDGILIESENPDYAANEEERLVRDKRIAFYNRNGAISTGILAKAFGVHYKVLFFPILSTPEKDSLCDDLRAIYQYMVPKILYKTQIHIS; this is translated from the coding sequence ATGCAATTAAGAAAATTAGATTCACAGGAGATTCTCTCCATTTATACCGATCATTCCGTAAGGCATTTTCCCAGAAACGAACGTAAGCCAATCTCTTCCATTCGCCGGATGGCAAAGGAAGGAATTTATACGGGATATGGACTTTTCGAAAAAGAAGGCGAGCTTTTAGCCTATGGTTTTTTCACCATTCTTCCAGATAAAAAAACAATTCTTTTAGATTATTTTGCCGTTATGGAGCAATATCGCAGTTGCGGCATCGGCTCTTCTTTCCTTAAATATACGGAAACTGCCTTGGCGGATTATGATGGTATTTTAATTGAGTCGGAGAATCCGGATTATGCCGCGAATGAAGAAGAACGGCTGGTTCGAGACAAAAGAATTGCCTTCTACAATAGGAACGGAGCTATCTCTACCGGAATTTTGGCAAAAGCATTCGGCGTTCATTATAAAGTACTGTTTTTCCCGATTCTCTCAACGCCGGAGAAAGATAGTCTTTGCGACGATCTAAGAGCCATTTATCAGTATATGGTTCCAAAGATTCTTTATAAGACTCAAATCCATATTTCCTAA
- a CDS encoding spore coat protein has protein sequence MQEKTMVADTLAGINGELVRFGEMIPQTDNKELKQTLKQFRNACEQSQEELYQIARDKSYYVPAAKATQEEVEHVKSLFTSSSL, from the coding sequence ATGCAAGAAAAAACAATGGTAGCCGATACCTTGGCAGGAATTAACGGAGAACTCGTTCGTTTCGGAGAAATGATTCCTCAGACAGACAATAAGGAATTAAAGCAGACATTAAAACAATTCAGAAATGCTTGTGAACAGTCACAGGAAGAATTGTATCAGATCGCAAGAGACAAATCTTATTATGTACCGGCGGCTAAAGCAACTCAGGAAGAAGTGGAGCATGTGAAGTCGTTATTTACGAGCAGTAGCTTATAG
- a CDS encoding manganese efflux pump MntP, with product MDIITLFTLAIALSMDAFAVAICKGLSMEKLTVKKAAIVGGWFGGFQALMPAIGYILGIQFRDKITAIDHWIAFILLLIIGLKMIKESKSSKEEGCSVDGGCNDSLSAREMFVLAVATSIDALAVGITFAFLNVNIVVAVSFIGILTFLLSMTGVKVGHTFGVKYKARAEFVGGVVLIFMGLKILLEHTGIL from the coding sequence ATGGACATTATTACATTATTTACATTGGCAATCGCATTGTCGATGGATGCATTTGCGGTAGCAATTTGTAAAGGACTTTCGATGGAAAAGCTAACTGTGAAAAAGGCAGCTATTGTAGGAGGGTGGTTTGGAGGTTTTCAGGCACTTATGCCCGCAATAGGATATATACTCGGAATACAGTTTCGAGACAAAATAACAGCGATAGACCATTGGATAGCATTTATTCTACTTCTGATTATTGGTCTAAAAATGATAAAAGAATCCAAAAGCAGCAAAGAAGAGGGCTGCAGCGTAGATGGTGGATGCAATGATTCTTTATCAGCACGTGAAATGTTTGTATTAGCAGTAGCGACCAGTATTGATGCGTTGGCGGTAGGAATTACGTTTGCTTTTTTAAATGTAAATATTGTTGTTGCAGTATCTTTTATCGGCATATTGACCTTTCTCCTATCGATGACCGGGGTAAAAGTGGGACATACTTTTGGTGTGAAGTATAAAGCCCGGGCAGAGTTTGTAGGAGGAGTGGTACTTATTTTCATGGGACTTAAGATTTTATTGGAACATACGGGGATTTTGTAA
- a CDS encoding NUDIX hydrolase, with amino-acid sequence MTLTTLCYIEKDNSYLMLHRVKKEHDINKDKWIGIGGHFEPGESPDDCVIREAKEETGLTLTSYRLRGILTFLCDDITDYYIFLYTADGFTGDLKPCNEGTLEWVSKSDIPFLDLWKGDLIFFKLLEENAPFFSLKVRYIDNVLIEAVLNGKEIEIASL; translated from the coding sequence ATGACTCTTACTACTCTTTGCTATATAGAAAAAGATAATTCTTATCTGATGCTCCATCGCGTTAAAAAGGAACATGATATTAATAAGGACAAATGGATCGGCATCGGCGGTCACTTCGAGCCTGGGGAAAGCCCGGATGATTGCGTCATTCGAGAAGCTAAGGAGGAAACAGGGCTGACACTTACCTCTTATCGCCTTCGTGGTATCCTCACTTTTTTATGCGATGATATTACTGATTATTATATTTTTTTATACACTGCCGATGGTTTTACGGGCGATCTTAAGCCTTGCAACGAAGGTACTTTGGAATGGGTATCCAAAAGTGATATTCCTTTTTTGGATTTATGGAAAGGAGACCTTATCTTTTTCAAGCTTTTGGAAGAAAATGCTCCTTTCTTCTCTTTAAAGGTTCGTTATATCGACAATGTATTAATAGAAGCCGTTCTTAACGGCAAAGAAATAGAGATTGCTTCTTTATAG
- a CDS encoding putative polysaccharide biosynthesis protein has product MSDNKKKDGYIMQAGILAAASIICRIIGLLYKSPLTAIIGDEGNGYYATAYTFYTIILLVSSYSIPSAIAKVLAQRLALKEYRNAQRIFKCAIIYVMVVGGLASLVLFVCAPYLVMGYSVTVLRFFAPTIFFYGLLGVLRGYFQAHRTMMQTSVSQIMEQILNAVVSMGAAYFLIQVALASGKDASTQAMYGAIGSALGTGVGVLVALFFMFGVYIMNRKMIQRRISRDRTQTEDSYKEIFRLITSVVTPFILSTCIYNLTTSVNQKIYLDMMVTFKEMSVTLASTSYGVLASKAVTISNIPIAIASAMSSAIIPTIASTYAQGAWKQTKKKVASAVKVTMLISIPAAVGIGVLARALVLALFPQLESLELASMLLAGLSVTVIFYGLSTLTNAVLQGIGKVNVPVTNAAVALVLQTAVLVSVLWYTDLGVYSVMIATMVYSFLMCILNGISLRKHLEYKQEMDKTFARPLFASVIMGGVAFGVYEGITYLLELFMDSMYFVNLIALAVAVIIAVPVYFILVIKLKAVKEADLKGLPKGHLLTKAARKMRLL; this is encoded by the coding sequence ATGTCTGACAATAAGAAAAAAGACGGATATATTATGCAAGCGGGAATACTTGCTGCCGCATCCATTATATGCAGAATCATTGGATTGCTGTATAAAAGTCCGCTGACAGCCATTATTGGAGACGAAGGAAACGGTTATTACGCGACAGCATATACATTTTATACGATTATTTTACTCGTATCATCCTATAGCATTCCATCGGCAATTGCAAAAGTGCTGGCACAGAGACTTGCGCTGAAAGAGTATCGTAACGCACAGAGAATTTTTAAATGTGCAATTATTTATGTTATGGTAGTCGGAGGATTAGCAAGTCTCGTGCTGTTTGTTTGCGCTCCTTATCTCGTAATGGGGTATTCAGTTACGGTGCTTCGCTTTTTTGCTCCTACCATTTTCTTCTATGGTCTGCTCGGCGTTTTACGAGGGTATTTTCAGGCACATAGAACAATGATGCAGACATCAGTTTCGCAGATTATGGAACAGATACTGAATGCGGTAGTCAGCATGGGGGCGGCGTATTTCCTTATACAGGTGGCTCTGGCCAGCGGGAAGGATGCGAGCACGCAAGCGATGTATGGTGCGATAGGAAGTGCCCTTGGAACAGGTGTAGGTGTTCTGGTCGCTTTATTTTTTATGTTCGGAGTCTATATAATGAATCGTAAGATGATTCAAAGAAGGATATCCCGCGACCGTACGCAGACAGAGGATTCTTATAAGGAAATTTTCCGATTGATTACTTCGGTAGTGACTCCCTTTATATTGAGTACTTGTATTTACAACTTGACTACCTCAGTCAATCAAAAGATATATTTGGATATGATGGTAACTTTCAAGGAAATGAGTGTCACGCTGGCTTCTACAAGTTATGGAGTTTTGGCATCGAAAGCGGTGACAATTTCTAATATTCCGATTGCAATTGCTTCTGCGATGTCATCGGCTATTATCCCTACCATTGCCTCGACCTATGCACAGGGAGCTTGGAAACAGACGAAGAAGAAGGTGGCATCAGCGGTAAAGGTGACAATGCTGATTTCCATACCGGCGGCAGTAGGAATAGGAGTGCTGGCAAGGGCTTTGGTGCTTGCGTTGTTTCCTCAGTTAGAATCTTTGGAACTGGCCTCTATGCTTTTGGCCGGGCTTTCGGTTACGGTCATTTTCTATGGACTTTCCACATTGACGAATGCGGTGTTGCAAGGAATTGGGAAGGTGAATGTTCCGGTAACCAATGCGGCAGTTGCTCTCGTATTGCAGACGGCGGTACTCGTATCTGTTTTATGGTACACAGACTTGGGCGTATATAGTGTGATGATCGCTACAATGGTGTACTCCTTTTTAATGTGTATACTGAATGGGATTTCCCTAAGGAAACATCTGGAGTATAAGCAAGAGATGGATAAGACCTTTGCCAGACCTTTATTCGCCTCGGTGATAATGGGAGGGGTGGCATTTGGTGTCTATGAAGGGATTACATATTTGCTCGAGCTGTTTATGGATTCTATGTATTTCGTGAATCTCATTGCTCTGGCAGTTGCGGTAATAATCGCAGTACCGGTTTACTTTATACTCGTAATTAAGCTTAAAGCGGTGAAAGAAGCGGATTTAAAAGGGCTGCCCAAAGGACATTTGCTTACGAAGGCGGCAAGAAAAATGAGATTGCTATAA
- the glgA gene encoding glycogen synthase GlgA, which yields MKKILFVASEGVPFIKTGGLADVVGSLPKCIDKEYFDVRVMIPKYSCMSEEIKERMTLKTYFYMDFNWKNEYVGILETMQDGITYYFIDNESMFTGFKPYGDNVLDEITKFAYFSKAALSALPLIDFRPDVIHCHDWQTGLVPVYLKERFQGNDFFRGMKSVMTIHNLKFQGKWDVKAVKSITGLPDYFFTPDKIEAYKDANLLKGGMVYADVITTVSDTYAEEIKTAFYGEGLDGLLRAREQDLRGIVNGIDYEEFNPDTDKYIEHNYNAVNFRKEKIKNKRALQAELGLEQDDKKMMIGIVSRLTDQKGFDLIHYMMEEICQDAVQLVILGTGEEQYENMFRHYDWKYNNKVSANIYYSEAMSHKVYAACDAFLMPSLFEPCGLSQLMSLRYGTVPIVRETGGLKDTVEPYNEYENTGTGFSFANYNAHEMLTTIRYAEHIYYNRKREWNKIVDRGMATDFSWHVSAKKYQEMYDWLIG from the coding sequence ATGAAAAAAATCTTATTTGTAGCATCGGAAGGTGTGCCGTTTATTAAAACGGGTGGGTTGGCGGATGTTGTTGGTTCTTTACCCAAATGTATCGATAAAGAGTATTTTGACGTTAGAGTCATGATTCCTAAATATAGTTGTATGTCTGAGGAAATCAAAGAAAGAATGACTCTTAAGACTTATTTTTATATGGATTTTAATTGGAAGAATGAATATGTCGGAATTCTGGAAACTATGCAAGATGGTATTACCTATTATTTCATCGATAATGAGTCTATGTTTACAGGATTTAAACCATATGGAGACAATGTATTAGATGAGATTACGAAGTTTGCGTACTTTTCCAAGGCGGCTTTGTCTGCTCTACCCCTCATTGATTTCAGGCCGGATGTTATTCATTGCCACGACTGGCAGACCGGGCTGGTTCCGGTATATTTAAAAGAACGTTTTCAGGGAAATGACTTTTTCCGGGGAATGAAGTCTGTCATGACGATTCATAATTTGAAGTTCCAGGGAAAATGGGATGTAAAGGCGGTAAAATCTATTACCGGACTGCCGGACTATTTCTTTACGCCCGATAAGATAGAAGCTTATAAAGATGCGAATCTTCTAAAAGGCGGAATGGTATATGCGGATGTTATTACGACGGTAAGCGATACCTATGCGGAGGAAATTAAGACAGCTTTCTACGGAGAAGGCTTAGATGGACTTTTACGTGCGAGAGAACAGGATCTAAGAGGAATAGTTAATGGAATTGATTATGAAGAATTCAATCCGGATACAGATAAATATATTGAACATAACTATAATGCAGTAAATTTCCGTAAGGAAAAGATTAAAAATAAGCGCGCATTACAGGCAGAACTCGGTCTGGAGCAAGATGACAAGAAGATGATGATAGGTATTGTCTCGAGACTGACGGACCAAAAGGGCTTTGATTTAATTCATTACATGATGGAAGAGATTTGTCAGGATGCAGTTCAGCTCGTTATACTAGGAACAGGAGAGGAACAATATGAGAATATGTTCCGCCACTACGACTGGAAGTATAACAATAAGGTTTCTGCCAATATCTATTATTCGGAGGCTATGTCTCATAAGGTATATGCAGCATGTGATGCTTTTCTTATGCCGTCTTTATTCGAGCCTTGCGGATTGAGTCAGCTTATGTCACTTCGTTATGGCACGGTGCCGATCGTAAGGGAAACAGGAGGGCTGAAAGATACGGTAGAGCCCTATAATGAGTACGAGAATACGGGAACAGGCTTTTCATTTGCTAATTATAATGCACATGAGATGCTCACAACAATTCGCTATGCAGAACATATTTATTATAACAGAAAGCGTGAATGGAATAAGATTGTTGACAGAGGAATGGCTACAGATTTTTCCTGGCATGTATCTGCGAAGAAATATCAGGAGATGTATGATTGGCTGATAGGATAG
- the spoIVB gene encoding SpoIVB peptidase, protein MENVKKYKIFLYIILCCGVTALVSTCYFALWKMVPSNIKIKAGVDQTLNLQLPASGDLYREAIQVSGLAASNIPKDSIHIDLARPVTIKANEINEYVLDLKLFGFIPLKTVGVQVIQNKTLTPAGIPIGIYVKTQGVLVIGVGEFTGEDGQRCSPSEYILQSGDYITHVNDEKIVGKAAFVETVKHCEGQELVLTVRRGEEQLTCKVKPEVNQAGDYKIGIWIRDNAQGVGTMTYINGSSGFGALGHGINDVDTSTLMALEKGTLYQTEIVGITRGSNGSPGELTGYIEYDDANIIGEINENTSEGIFGYCGEQVRAKIPFEELPIGLKQEIEKGPAQIICSIEGSPKYYDVEILEVHLNNDNINRGILLRITDKNLLALTGGIIQGMSGSPIVQNGKIIGAVTHVLVQDATSGYGIFIESMLLH, encoded by the coding sequence TTGGAAAATGTAAAAAAATATAAAATATTCCTCTATATTATACTGTGCTGTGGTGTAACTGCGCTTGTCAGTACTTGCTATTTTGCTCTATGGAAGATGGTGCCTTCCAATATCAAAATAAAGGCAGGCGTGGATCAGACTTTGAATCTGCAGCTTCCGGCTTCAGGAGACTTGTATCGGGAGGCTATACAAGTAAGCGGGCTTGCTGCATCTAATATTCCCAAAGACAGTATCCATATCGATCTGGCCAGGCCGGTAACGATTAAAGCCAATGAAATCAATGAGTATGTATTAGATTTGAAATTGTTTGGCTTTATTCCGTTAAAAACGGTAGGTGTTCAGGTGATACAGAATAAGACGCTGACGCCGGCGGGAATCCCCATTGGAATCTATGTAAAGACGCAAGGCGTCCTTGTTATAGGGGTGGGAGAATTTACCGGGGAGGACGGACAGCGTTGTTCTCCGTCCGAATATATTTTGCAGTCGGGCGATTACATTACCCATGTCAACGATGAGAAAATTGTGGGCAAAGCAGCCTTCGTGGAAACGGTGAAGCATTGTGAAGGACAAGAACTGGTGCTTACGGTGAGAAGGGGAGAAGAACAACTGACATGTAAGGTGAAGCCCGAAGTAAATCAGGCCGGAGATTATAAGATTGGCATATGGATTCGGGATAACGCGCAGGGAGTAGGAACGATGACCTACATCAATGGAAGCTCAGGCTTTGGTGCTTTGGGACACGGAATTAACGATGTGGATACGAGTACATTGATGGCGTTGGAAAAGGGGACTCTTTATCAGACTGAAATTGTTGGTATTACCAGGGGGAGTAATGGTTCACCCGGAGAGCTTACGGGCTATATCGAATATGATGATGCGAATATTATCGGTGAGATCAATGAAAATACATCGGAGGGTATTTTTGGCTACTGTGGGGAACAAGTAAGGGCAAAAATTCCTTTTGAAGAATTACCCATAGGGCTGAAGCAGGAAATTGAAAAGGGGCCGGCCCAAATTATTTGCAGTATAGAGGGAAGTCCGAAGTATTATGATGTCGAAATTTTAGAGGTGCATTTAAATAACGATAATATTAATAGAGGGATATTGCTCCGTATTACGGATAAGAATCTTTTAGCCCTGACAGGAGGGATTATACAGGGAATGAGCGGATCTCCGATTGTACAAAATGGTAAAATAATCGGGGCCGTTACCCATGTTTTGGTACAGGATGCGACGAGTGGATACGGCATATTTATAGAGAGTATGTTGCTTCATTGA
- the recN gene encoding DNA repair protein RecN produces the protein MLVSLHVKNLALIDEEEVCFEKGLNILTGETGAGKSIIIGSVNLALGAKADKDLIRTGAEYALIELMFQLDAVQEEELRKMDIFPEEDGMLLIQRKIMSGRSVCKVCGETVSAKQLQEISGVLMDIHGQHEHQSLLQRKRHKEILDSYAKDALAQIKADMKEKYHNYQKIGRELKELNSDESAREKEVSLLSFEVKEIEDASLLPDEDITLEKRYRRMVNGRKIKETVSIVYRLTGYEEEESAGEGIGRALRELRSVSKYDETLPDMEQQLQDIDGLLNDFNRSLMDYMEELDFDEEDFIHTENRLNLINHLKSKYGKDIKEILLYKEEVEEKLNLLENYEAHLNQMLASYETVTKELAALCQKASSVRSKYAKVLTKDLKEALIDLNFENVEFEIQVRPQEGAFSAEGYDDVEFMISTNKGEVLKPLSQVASGGELSRIMLALKTVLADKDDIQTLIFDEIDTGISGKTAWKVSGKLGLLGMSHQVICITHLPQIAARADTHFLIEKSTKKGRTVTNIRKIVEDGSLNELARMLGGAEITEAALENAKEMKELARNTKQ, from the coding sequence ATGTTAGTAAGTTTACATGTGAAAAATCTGGCGTTGATCGATGAAGAAGAAGTTTGCTTCGAGAAAGGCTTAAATATTCTGACAGGTGAGACTGGAGCTGGTAAATCAATTATTATCGGCTCTGTGAATTTGGCGCTCGGAGCCAAGGCGGATAAGGATTTGATTCGTACAGGGGCTGAATATGCGCTAATTGAGCTGATGTTCCAGCTAGACGCGGTGCAGGAAGAGGAACTGAGAAAGATGGATATTTTTCCGGAAGAGGATGGAATGCTTCTTATCCAGAGGAAAATTATGTCCGGCAGAAGTGTATGTAAGGTATGCGGTGAGACGGTGAGTGCGAAGCAGCTTCAGGAAATATCGGGTGTTCTTATGGATATTCATGGTCAGCATGAACATCAGTCTCTTTTGCAGAGGAAAAGGCATAAGGAGATTCTCGATAGCTATGCGAAGGATGCGCTTGCGCAGATAAAAGCTGATATGAAGGAGAAATATCATAACTATCAGAAAATAGGAAGAGAATTAAAGGAATTAAATTCGGATGAGAGTGCCAGAGAAAAGGAGGTCTCTCTTCTTTCATTTGAAGTAAAGGAAATAGAGGATGCATCACTTTTACCCGATGAGGATATTACGCTTGAGAAGCGATACCGCAGGATGGTAAACGGTCGTAAGATAAAAGAGACGGTTTCTATCGTGTATCGTTTGACCGGCTATGAAGAGGAAGAAAGTGCAGGAGAGGGTATAGGAAGAGCTCTGCGGGAGCTAAGAAGTGTATCCAAATATGATGAAACGCTTCCTGATATGGAACAACAACTTCAGGATATCGATGGTCTTTTAAATGATTTTAACAGGTCGCTTATGGACTATATGGAGGAATTGGATTTCGATGAGGAGGATTTTATTCATACAGAAAACCGTTTGAACCTTATCAACCATTTAAAGTCAAAGTATGGAAAAGATATAAAAGAAATTCTTCTGTATAAAGAAGAAGTGGAAGAGAAACTTAATTTATTGGAAAATTATGAAGCACATCTGAACCAGATGCTGGCATCTTATGAGACGGTAACAAAGGAACTGGCCGCTCTTTGTCAAAAAGCTTCCTCTGTCCGCAGTAAATATGCGAAAGTTCTGACGAAGGATTTAAAAGAAGCTCTGATTGATTTGAACTTTGAAAATGTGGAGTTCGAGATACAGGTGAGGCCTCAGGAAGGAGCATTCTCCGCCGAAGGCTATGATGATGTGGAATTTATGATATCCACCAATAAGGGAGAAGTATTAAAGCCTTTGAGTCAAGTGGCAAGCGGGGGAGAACTGTCAAGAATTATGCTCGCCTTAAAGACAGTGTTGGCGGATAAAGATGATATTCAGACGCTGATTTTTGATGAAATCGATACCGGTATCAGTGGAAAAACGGCGTGGAAGGTCTCAGGGAAACTGGGACTTCTCGGTATGTCTCATCAGGTAATCTGCATCACCCATCTTCCACAGATAGCGGCTAGGGCGGATACCCATTTTCTGATTGAAAAAAGTACAAAAAAGGGTCGTACAGTCACAAATATCAGGAAAATAGTGGAAGATGGCAGCTTGAATGAACTTGCCAGAATGCTCGGAGGTGCGGAAATTACAGAAGCGGCACTTGAAAATGCAAAAGAAATGAAAGAATTGGCAAGAAATACAAAACAATAA
- the argR gene encoding arginine repressor, whose product MKKSRHGKIVELIENYNIETQDELADRLKEAGFQVTQATVSRDIRELKLSKIPTGDGKQKYVVLKQDDSHLGEKYIRVLRDGFASMDMAQNILVIKTVSGMAMAVAAAIDAMKMKEIVGSIAGDDTIMIAIRTVEDTIIVMDKIQKTIEG is encoded by the coding sequence ATGAAAAAGAGCAGACATGGGAAAATCGTCGAACTAATTGAAAATTATAATATCGAGACACAGGATGAATTGGCAGACCGGCTGAAAGAGGCAGGTTTCCAGGTGACGCAGGCTACTGTGTCGAGAGATATAAGAGAACTGAAGCTATCGAAGATTCCTACAGGGGATGGAAAACAGAAGTATGTTGTACTTAAACAAGATGACAGCCATCTCGGTGAGAAATATATTCGTGTACTGAGAGACGGGTTTGCTTCTATGGATATGGCACAGAATATCCTCGTAATTAAGACCGTTTCCGGTATGGCAATGGCCGTTGCGGCAGCTATCGATGCCATGAAGATGAAAGAAATCGTAGGTTCCATCGCAGGGGATGATACGATTATGATTGCGATAAGAACGGTGGAAGACACTATTATTGTAATGGATAAGATTCAAAAGACAATAGAAGGCTAG